GTTTAGTTTTAATCATTGAGcctatatttttttcctctttatactTCTAGCATTGTACTAGGATTATAATACCTAGTGTAAAATTTTTATAGTGCtgatttttcccttcttttggaagattttttttttctattctttccttttaatgaTAATAAACCCAATGCAATTCTGAAATTAAAAGCAATATATTCTCAAAGTGGATTCTCAGTATTGGAATTAAACCCGATGCCAATTTACTTAtctctttaaagatattttggaACCTCAAGTTGGTTTATATAGTGGAACACTACAAAGTATTAGGAATTTTTTACAATGTTCACACCTTAAATTATTTATCTATGTAAACTCAGACACATCATGAAATCATATTTAATAAAACTATAGTACCTACAATTTAATCTACACATTTTTCTTCTCACTACTGTTACAGTTGAGGAAATATCTCTGCTAATATCTGAGACTATTTATCTGCTCTGAAATCCACCTTTTCCAGGATCTTCTATCTTGTTTCAAAGATTATCCTTTCTTTTCTAAGCCTCTCAAATGCTCTTCTCTACGTTTTTTCCACCATTAGtgctaaaacatatttaaaagttatttatttatgtttttaccaGTGGTTATCTGCACAATTTCATTCAATCTTTCCTCTCAGTTTCACTCATATGTCACAAAACAATAGTTTTCTAAAAATCTctaattttttcctaaaaaatcaattaaaatctTGTGCAGCTAAACTCTGGAATAACAGTTTGTATCTTATTTTACCACTTAGCATTTTCttggaaacattttctttcttaaaagttaTATCTCTTAATGTACAATCCCACCCCCTCAGAATTTATTCtactccaatttttttttgttttaaattcagtCTTTTTAGCGAATCTCTGTtcctttgcttatctgtaaaGGTATGCATTGCTATTGTTCTGAcctacttccttctttttttacaACAGTCCTCGGAAATCATTCCTTCTAATTTCATTATTTCAGTCCTCATCTACATACCTCTGACTCCTTTGAGAGGTTTCAAGGCAAATATCCCAAACTGAACATTTTATTAGCTCTCAATGTCTACTTTCTTCCCAGTTCACATTGAGAAGAGCGTGAACTGATTTTCAgacatttgaaaatcagaagTGACCAATCATTCCTCCCACACTCCCAGTTAATGATGATTCTACTTTCTGGATTTATTTTGCCTAAATATATTCATGTTTCTGAGATTGCTTATCAtctgttttcttggtttttttgcCTTGGCTCCAACTTTCTATTATGGAATAAGTTATGTGGCTGAATTGTTCACAATGTAAAAGGTCAGGTTATCTGGGAAACAGGCTCTAAGACTCTGAAATTTGCACACAGGGGATTTATTTTGGAGTGCTCTTAGGCATAGCATCTGTGAGGGGACAAGAATTAAcaccatgactgttaagagggtgggaaatcctattatggtaattgaaaggtggggccttgaagaggtgatggattgtaggaccatgcaatcgtgaatgaattaaaaatggtggtcaagggcgtggttctgagggctttaaaagaagaggagagtctgtctttttttctctctctatcttgctctctttgctctctctgatttctccatcttgcaatgtgagacccctgggtcactgttgccaccaccagatggactttggactttccagcctcagaaactgtaagcaatgtaTTCTGTTacatcaacacaaaatggactaatacagttcttCTCCTGACCTCTTACTGTCTGatctttcagtctttttctttccaacCAACCACCTAACCATCCAAACCATTGACCATGTATTCTTACTTAGatccatttttctttatgaaaagaaaaaaaaaaggggtgggggcagAAATTACAACTGTACCACCTAACTCTCTGCCCTTGGAGAGGTTTTCTTCTCTCACCTCTCTTCCATATCTTACAGCCACACCTGGGTGGACTATGGGGTAGTTTTAGCTTGTACTCACATACTGAGCCTCTGAAGGCTGAGTGTACTTTAGAATCTAAGGCTATAAAATTTCCCAGTGCATCCACCCAGATGTTCCCAATCCTTATCTTTAAGTCTCACACTTTCCAAATAGGAAACGTTTGCGTATTAGACTACTCTTTGTGCCTAAACAACATCcaataatatttactttattttattttatttggggggggggggttgtcctttacagggatccaaaccattgatgTTGTTGTTATGACATCACTATAATACTTACTTTTATATGGGTTCACTTGTAacaaattatctcagttttttttttttttgaaaatgatttaaTTAGGCTTTTTTTGTGAATGCTATTTTAATTGGATACAGACTTCTAGGAGGGCAGTTATTAACCtttcacatttgttttttttttttttttttaatggtaaagtGTCAAcaccttattttattattaatgtaagcatttgatgccaaagaaaatgaaaggtaaTTTTACAAGCTCAGCATTTTTGTAAGTACatgaaatttccattttattatatgGTTTTATATCACACTAGTTCAAACTCAGTTCTCTACAACTATTCCAACATAGCTCCTTTGGAATTATTTCAGTCATCCCTAACGTGTGACTTTACCAAAGAGCAAAGAAGCtcaacaaacaaaattttacatGACTTTTAGATGAATGGGATAATAGTCATAAGATGATGATTTGGGGTGTTAATCTCCAAAGAACTTCACCAAAACGTTTCTTCTGATACAGCAGTTATAAATCAGAACCTTCAAAAAACAAGGGCAGAACAAGAGTACAATAAAAGAAGCTTCTGCAGCTTAACCCTCCCATAGTCCTAAGCCTGACATAAGGAAGGCAAAGCATCTTTCCTGCAAACTAAATGGGTCTCCAGTATTTCCCTCTAGTCGAGCTTTCAGAGTTTGGTGCCCAAGACATATCACTAATACACATATGATCTTGACTCTGGTTGCATTAATTATGCCTGAAGAGTTTAATACCCATCCAAGTCCAAAGATGGAAGAACACATACACTGGTACAGTAATTGGCAAGAGCAGACTGTAAAAGCAAAGGCTGGTTGTGCTAGTGCAGCCCTGTGGGAAGTTTTCTTCCACAGAGGCTGAGTAGAACAGTCCTGCTAAAGAGACCAGTGGAATAAGAACAGTCAATGTAGGAAGAGACAGGAACATTCTTCTCCCCCACTTATTACCCACCACCTTGTCTTAAAAGGTATATAGTATTAAGaaaatttgttgtatttttaaaattatgatctaGCGCTGCTCCATTTCTTCTTGCTTCTTACTTTGATGTATCATTCTAGCTGCCTGTGGTATCATATTAGGAATTCCATCAATGATTGGGTAGGCTATTCCCAACTCTTCATTAATCAATTCATTTGTTGATGCTTCATATCTGAGCGGCTTCTTGGAGAGCGGGCACACCAGGAACTCCAACAGCGCGGGATCGAAAGTGCGGGGCGGCTCCTCCGCCCTCTCGCTCCGGTCTGCCAACGGCCGCGACCCCGACGCGTGCAGGCACCTACGGGCGACCTCAGACGGCGGCGCGAGTGTTCCCCGCAGCACTGAGGCGAGCCTGCCGCACGTTCGGCTCAGCATGGTCTGGCAGCCAGCGCCTGCCTGCGCCCTCCGCCAGCCGGTAACCTTTCACATTTGGAAGACAGACATTGTCCTCTAGCTtccattatttttgttaaaaagtcAAATATCACTTATACTTTGGTTCTGTTGAAGGTAATGTGGATTTTTTTACTCCCTCAggttgatttaaaatttttcagttgtCTTTGGCCAGTTTTTATATGAGTGATCTAAGTatagtttaatttaaatttatcctGGTTGGGGTCAGTAGACCTTTTTCAATCCTTATCTTGAGGTCTTTAGCTAGTTTTAGACAATTCAGTTATTAGCATTTTAACTATTTCTTCTACCCTATTATATCTTTCCTATTTATATTGGATTTGAATTGTGCACGTGTTAGAACTTTCACTATATCCTGTATTCTGTTATGCTTATCATATTTTAGAGAGGATTTTCTGCTTCTGTCAGGCAACTAGTTGGTACCATGAATCCAATAAGATATTGAGGTAATTCAAAGCTGGTCTATTTTTCATTAATCTTTAATCCCAGGGTTTTGCCTTTTATGTCCCAATAAAAGTATGGGCCTGAATTTTTTTCCGTGAATCCAATGTCTGCAAACATTTTGTGCAGCCTCTCTCAGCCATCATATTTTTGAATTTGCACGTACCTCAAGAGTTTAAGGTCCCAAAGTCCTTGGCTCTTTCAGTTTCTCTTCTCTACTGATCATGCCCTGTAGTTTCTTACTGCCTTGGTGACATCCCAAAAtgttttaacagatttttaaaaacatcttgttCAGATTTTTTAGTGAAAGTTCTGGTCACAAACAATCTATTCTGCCGCTACAGGAAGCAGATTGTTGGCAGTATAGTGTAAGGTTTAGAGAAAGAGATTTAACCACTGGGAATGCTTAAATCGAGTCCTGGCTTTCTTATCTACAAGCAGCTTTAGCTTTGTTTTTAAGAGAATAAGCATTGAAGTCAGATTGCCTTGGGCTTGAATACTGAATCTCTCAGATGTGTGATGGTGGACAAGTTTTAATGTATCTGTGCTACATacctttatctgtaaaatggcaatgaTATTAGTGCCTACCTATTttgttgttatgaggattaataTGTTTAAGTAATtacaacagtgtctggcataaaataagcactcagtaaatgtgagGTTATTAATGCTCCATATTCTCATTGGTAAAAAGGAGATAATATGACTTACTAATAGGGTCGCTTCAAGAAATTGAggctttaatataaaaatttatttccatgACACTTAGTAAACAGTAAACACTGTTATAGAATATATAGCAAAtagtaaatgaatgaagaaattgtCCCTTTTGTGGTATCCCTCAGCTGTTTTAGTAGATTACACTGTCAAATTGAGAGTTAAAAAAGGGCTGATGCACTGATCCTTGTTTTTAAGATGATTAGATGTCACtaaaatcaaattagaaatgaTAAGAAATCTAATGGTGTTTCTCTGCACATTGGAAAGCACTTTTTCATAACCACATGGttgtgcagtgttgtaacaccaaggtcaaggatcagatccccataccatcaGCTgccaaataacaacaacaaaaaaatcataactaCATGATTGATCATGCTTCAGctaaagaaaaattgtattcGCTATTCATGTCAAAGGTCAGAGAACAGTAGGtagttataatatttttaaagaagtaactttgaaatgtttATGCATTgctatattttgttatttctcttaaTAGTTgtgaatgttcttttaaaataaaaaagtagtgaAGTTTTCTATAGTAATgattggaaatattttgaaatagaatTTGGTTAAGCATATTTTTGTCTGGCTTCATAATGAGTATAACTGTAGATACAAAATAACGCATTAGTGAAACATAGAAGAAAGTTCTTATAACTTGACTCTAGCTTTTGGAAGAATTTTATCAGCCCTTGAAGAAATTCTTATCAAATGTGCAAACAATTACTCTTTGAGAAGGTAATAATAGATTTCggatagaaaaaaattactttatagtccaaaaaaaaatcccaaactctaaaaaaaacaaacaaacaataaagacaTAATGATATAATTATAGAGTTGCAACCTCTGCATTCgcagtcagaaagaaaaaaagaaaaaacagaataatttatacatatattctaaaaattaaaaatgtaaaacagaaaccagaacagttgattttagtatgtttaACACAGAATTTAGCAGATAGTTATTAGAAAGGTATATAGAGCTTATGAccctaattttgttattttttcttaaatgtaacCTATGAGTAGAAGGCACACAATGGAaggttttcaaattaaaatttattgtaaaatttCAGATGTATAATAAGGAAGAAGAGAACAGTATAACAATTATGCATATGCCACTACTTAAGTAATGTACAAGTAAATAGAGTTAAACATTCTTGTGTGCCCCTAACTAATCTTCTTTCCCATTTACACACCCTACCCTGCCAGAGCTAGTCAATCTcctaaatttgatatttttcatttacatgcatatctttaaacatttatttcacatGATTTCATGTTTAAACACTATATAGTATTTTTG
Above is a genomic segment from Cynocephalus volans isolate mCynVol1 chromosome 7, mCynVol1.pri, whole genome shotgun sequence containing:
- the LOC134382538 gene encoding phosphatidylinositol N-acetylglucosaminyltransferase subunit Y, giving the protein MFLSLPTLTVLIPLVSLAGLFYSASVEENFPQGCTSTTSLCFYSLLLPITVPVYVFFHLWTWMGIKLFRHN
- the LOC134382537 gene encoding protein preY, mitochondrial-like, with the protein product MLSRTCGRLASVLRGTLAPPSEVARRCLHASGSRPLADRSERAEEPPRTFDPALLEFLVCPLSKKPLRYEASTNELINEELGIAYPIIDGIPNMIPQAARMIHQSKKQEEMEQR